The Xenopus laevis strain J_2021 chromosome 7S, Xenopus_laevis_v10.1, whole genome shotgun sequence genome includes a window with the following:
- the pcbd1.L gene encoding pterin-4-alpha-carbinolamine dehydratase isoform X2 gives MAFGFMTRVALQAEKLDHHPEWFNVYDKVHITLSTHDCGGLSERDINLASFIEQIAASLS, from the exons gCCTTTGGATTCATGACAAGGGTGGCTCTCCAGGCTGAAAAATTAGATCACCATCCAGAGTGGTTCAATGTCTATGATAag GTTCACATAACTTTAAGCACCCATGACTGTGGTGGTCTTTCTGAACGAGACATCAACTTGGCTAGTTTTATTGAACAAATAGCTGCAAGTCTATCTTAG